Proteins encoded within one genomic window of Oceanispirochaeta sp.:
- a CDS encoding ABC transporter ATP-binding protein — translation MIDITLNNLTKQYGRKEPAVVKSLNMKVSRGELVALLGPSGCGKTSILKMIAGLHPITEGEVLFDGRIANQVPAEEREVVMVFQNSLLFPYMSVAQNIAFGLKMRRIDRNEIDSRVNEMLRLVQMEGMGDRKPSQLSGGQKQRVALARALVIRPQVLLLDEPLSNLDAHLRDEMRELILQVHRDFNVTTIFVTHDQEEAVLLADRVALLFEGRLHQFGPVRDFYEKPVSERVASFFGNRNFIKGFCSNQGIDTEVGTLQTPLSRDRQGESVCLMIRPEHILPEKGSENSVLCLIKHKIYMGTFIRYRIEFGGILWDVLDSSESREGYDEGEKVWFSFPSQRIWIV, via the coding sequence ATGATCGATATTACTCTTAATAATCTGACAAAGCAGTACGGCAGAAAAGAGCCTGCCGTTGTGAAATCACTGAATATGAAGGTTTCCCGTGGTGAGCTGGTAGCCCTTCTGGGACCCTCTGGCTGCGGTAAGACCAGCATTTTAAAGATGATCGCCGGACTTCATCCCATCACAGAGGGGGAGGTCCTTTTTGACGGCCGGATTGCCAATCAAGTTCCTGCTGAAGAGAGGGAAGTGGTGATGGTCTTCCAGAACTCCCTCCTCTTCCCCTATATGTCTGTTGCCCAGAACATAGCATTTGGTTTAAAGATGCGCCGGATCGACAGGAATGAAATTGACTCAAGGGTGAATGAAATGCTGAGACTTGTTCAGATGGAAGGAATGGGGGATAGAAAACCCTCCCAGCTCTCGGGAGGGCAGAAGCAGAGGGTCGCCCTGGCCAGGGCACTGGTCATCCGACCCCAGGTTCTCCTTCTGGATGAGCCTTTGTCCAATCTGGATGCCCACCTCCGGGATGAAATGAGGGAATTAATCCTTCAGGTTCATCGGGATTTCAATGTCACCACCATTTTTGTGACCCATGATCAGGAAGAAGCCGTTCTCCTGGCCGACAGAGTCGCTCTCCTGTTTGAAGGACGGCTGCATCAGTTTGGACCGGTGCGTGATTTCTACGAGAAACCAGTATCCGAACGGGTGGCCTCCTTTTTCGGTAACAGGAATTTTATAAAAGGATTCTGCAGCAACCAGGGCATCGATACTGAGGTTGGAACTCTTCAGACTCCCCTCAGCCGGGACCGTCAGGGAGAATCTGTCTGCCTGATGATCCGTCCAGAGCATATTCTCCCCGAAAAGGGGAGTGAAAACTCTGTTTTATGTCTCATTAAACATAAAATCTATATGGGTACTTTTATCCGCTACAGGATCGAGTTTGGAGGAATCCTCTGGGATGTCCTGGATTCTTCGGAATCACGGGAGGGGTATGATGAAGGTGAAAAGGTCTGGTTCAGCTTTCCCAGTCAGCGGATCTGGATTGTTTAG
- a CDS encoding ABC transporter permease — translation MNKFLPGLPIFRRLLLLGILLGVLLPLLPLFVWAFSHRWLFPDILPESLSLRSWTYLVHSGSRILRALGNSLVIALAVTALSILVGVPAGRALGLYKFRGKLPAELILLSPALIPSLTVTMGIQILFIRYGLTETIFGVVLVHLIPTIPYMTISMSGVFSHYDIAFEEQARSLGAGRIRIFTHITLPAVLPGIIVGSMFSFLISWGQYILTLMIGGGRIITLPLLLFSFASSGDNALTAALGLLFLMPSVAILIFSSRYLTGKSSGIGGLGGL, via the coding sequence ATGAATAAGTTTCTCCCTGGTCTTCCCATCTTTAGAAGGCTCCTCCTTCTGGGCATACTACTGGGTGTCCTACTGCCTCTACTGCCCCTATTTGTCTGGGCCTTCAGCCATCGATGGCTCTTTCCGGATATCCTTCCTGAATCTCTGAGCCTCCGGAGCTGGACCTATCTTGTTCATTCGGGGAGCCGTATTCTGAGGGCTCTGGGAAATAGTCTGGTCATTGCCCTTGCTGTGACGGCCCTCTCCATACTGGTGGGAGTTCCTGCCGGAAGGGCTCTGGGATTATACAAGTTCCGTGGAAAATTGCCGGCGGAACTGATCCTGCTCTCTCCGGCCCTGATCCCTTCTCTGACAGTGACTATGGGCATTCAGATTCTCTTTATTCGTTATGGTCTGACAGAAACCATTTTCGGGGTCGTTCTGGTTCACCTGATTCCCACCATTCCCTATATGACCATCAGCATGAGTGGTGTCTTCTCTCATTATGATATTGCTTTTGAAGAGCAGGCACGCTCACTGGGAGCCGGTAGAATCCGAATCTTTACTCATATCACCCTTCCGGCCGTGCTGCCGGGGATCATCGTGGGAAGCATGTTTTCTTTTTTGATTTCCTGGGGACAGTATATTCTGACTCTGATGATCGGCGGGGGGAGGATTATAACCCTACCCCTTCTGCTTTTCAGTTTTGCCTCCTCCGGGGACAACGCCCTGACGGCGGCATTGGGTCTGTTGTTTCTCATGCCTTCTGTGGCGATTCTGATTTTTTCAAGCCGGTACCTCACGGGGAAATCCTCCGGCATAGGCGGTTTAGGCGGGTTATGA
- a CDS encoding ABC transporter permease, with the protein MLTTSSRGYILLAPALIILIFLFFGGFILGTLQSLNYFPLIGLDSPSLDAYEKVLHNEELLPGIILTFFVSFTATVLTVVLGVMTALALRGRFRGRKGLLFFYQFPVTVPHIIIALGTVLFLSQSGTLSRFVYLLGGIRDSSEFPALVNDRWGWGIILVYLWKQIPFIGIIVLSVLQSLGDDYEELAVSLGARRFQVFRHVLIPLILPGVLPGSIICFAYTFGSYEVPYLLGRPYPSMLSVLVYRYFSNPDLGQRSPAMALSILMTVFLLIFVLVYKGLINRVGSHE; encoded by the coding sequence ATGTTGACGACTTCATCCCGAGGATACATTCTTTTAGCACCTGCTCTGATTATACTGATTTTTCTGTTTTTTGGAGGATTTATACTGGGTACACTCCAAAGCCTGAATTATTTTCCCCTCATAGGCCTGGATTCTCCCAGTCTGGATGCCTATGAAAAGGTCCTCCATAATGAGGAGCTCCTGCCGGGTATTATCCTGACCTTTTTTGTCTCTTTCACCGCCACTGTGCTGACGGTTGTACTGGGAGTGATGACCGCCCTGGCACTGAGAGGCCGTTTCCGGGGGCGCAAGGGTCTCCTGTTTTTTTATCAGTTTCCCGTCACTGTCCCTCATATCATCATTGCTCTGGGGACGGTGCTTTTCCTCTCACAAAGCGGAACCCTTTCCCGCTTTGTATACCTCCTGGGCGGAATCAGAGACTCTTCGGAATTTCCGGCTCTGGTCAATGACCGCTGGGGCTGGGGGATCATTCTGGTGTACCTCTGGAAACAGATTCCTTTCATCGGCATCATCGTTCTTTCTGTTCTTCAGTCTCTGGGGGATGATTATGAAGAGCTGGCTGTGAGTCTGGGAGCCCGGCGTTTTCAGGTTTTCCGTCATGTCCTGATTCCCCTGATCCTGCCGGGAGTTCTTCCGGGGAGTATCATCTGTTTTGCCTATACCTTCGGCTCCTATGAAGTCCCTTATCTGCTGGGTCGTCCCTATCCCTCCATGCTGTCGGTTCTTGTGTACCGTTACTTCAGCAATCCCGACCTGGGACAACGCTCCCCGGCCATGGCCCTTTCTATTCTGATGACGGTTTTTCTGCTTATTTTTGTGCTTGTGTACAAAGGGTTGATCAATAGGGTAGGGTCCCATGAATAA
- a CDS encoding ABC transporter substrate-binding protein has protein sequence MRNTILILMILTFMCFPLCASGGKDSGESFEERFASMSWEDIQEEARGQSVYFFMWGGSETYNTWVSTWLSNRLQEKYDIHLEMVPIDSSAVYVNKVLGEKQAGKTRGGAVDLMWINGENFRTMRQADLLFGPYASRLPNIEYVDPGIMDFDFGYPIDGYESPYGAAQSVMEYDSARVADPPSDIGALFQWARENPGKLSYPAPPDFTGSVFVRHVFYYVAGNPDLLMGPFDQEVYNRVAPRVWELLNEVEPSLWRKGETYPESFTKAQELFGNGEIYFNLNYGADGAADAISKGKYPDSVRTYMFDTGMIGNTNYVAVSFNSSHKAAALVMANELLDPEVQLHAASPEGMHWMTPLDMDRIPSSVKSEFEQLPLAPSRLPTEVLNNLTLPEIQADWLIRIEDDWQKYVLRN, from the coding sequence ATGAGAAACACGATTTTGATCTTAATGATATTAACTTTTATGTGTTTTCCACTGTGTGCCTCCGGAGGGAAAGATTCCGGGGAATCCTTTGAAGAGCGCTTTGCCTCCATGAGCTGGGAGGATATACAGGAAGAAGCCAGGGGACAGAGTGTCTATTTTTTCATGTGGGGCGGCAGTGAAACCTACAATACCTGGGTGAGTACCTGGCTGAGTAACAGATTGCAGGAAAAATATGATATTCATCTGGAAATGGTTCCTATAGACAGCTCTGCCGTCTATGTCAACAAGGTCCTGGGAGAAAAACAGGCTGGTAAGACCAGAGGAGGCGCCGTCGATCTGATGTGGATAAACGGGGAAAACTTCAGGACCATGAGGCAGGCAGATCTGCTCTTTGGTCCCTATGCTTCCCGCCTGCCGAATATTGAGTATGTGGATCCCGGGATCATGGATTTTGACTTCGGTTACCCCATCGACGGATATGAATCACCCTACGGAGCCGCCCAGAGTGTGATGGAGTACGATAGTGCCCGTGTGGCAGATCCTCCCTCTGATATCGGGGCTCTTTTTCAATGGGCCCGTGAAAATCCCGGCAAGCTGAGCTATCCGGCTCCTCCCGATTTTACGGGCAGTGTCTTTGTCCGGCATGTCTTCTATTATGTTGCCGGCAATCCTGATCTCCTTATGGGACCCTTTGACCAGGAAGTGTATAACCGTGTGGCTCCCCGGGTCTGGGAATTGCTGAATGAGGTTGAACCCTCTCTCTGGAGGAAGGGGGAGACCTACCCGGAATCTTTTACAAAGGCCCAGGAACTTTTCGGGAACGGTGAAATCTATTTTAATCTGAATTATGGAGCCGATGGTGCCGCCGATGCCATCAGCAAGGGGAAGTATCCGGACTCTGTGAGAACCTATATGTTTGATACGGGAATGATCGGAAATACCAATTATGTGGCTGTGAGCTTCAATTCAAGCCACAAAGCCGCGGCTCTGGTCATGGCCAATGAGCTTCTCGACCCGGAGGTTCAGCTTCATGCGGCCAGCCCGGAGGGGATGCACTGGATGACTCCTCTGGATATGGACCGGATCCCATCGTCTGTTAAATCAGAATTTGAACAACTGCCTCTGGCGCCTTCCCGCCTGCCGACGGAGGTCCTGAACAATCTGACTCTCCCGGAAATTCAGGCCGACTGGCTGATCCGGATAGAGGATGACTGGCAGAAGTACGTCCTCAGGAATTGA
- a CDS encoding DpnII family type II restriction endonuclease produces the protein MKKIIQKTGEILNLLSPLDTDWKDEFSIRVVDFLDKFSSIGDDPWALVRLLDEDFEAATTVIRLFLELSKDEYNTRMRDLFSTPRLAGKSGFKSNPLAYVETLGPLLLNDIMQESMARSYTWQDILTERLKGGRGSAIKGQKRGRELEDFVEALVASVFTDFEARCSFTGMDGISTEKADFAIPSRSKPEILIEVKGYGATGSKQTDVIGDINRIIQEKRHDTVLMIFTDGVTWKSRESDFRKLEDFQNSGFIYRIYTKKMQNLFREDLQLLKGEKGL, from the coding sequence ATGAAGAAAATCATACAGAAGACAGGAGAAATTCTGAATTTGCTGAGCCCCCTGGATACAGACTGGAAAGATGAATTTTCCATCCGAGTCGTTGATTTTTTGGATAAATTCTCCTCTATCGGGGATGATCCCTGGGCTCTTGTACGCCTTCTGGATGAGGACTTCGAAGCCGCCACGACGGTGATCAGGCTCTTTCTGGAGCTGTCGAAAGATGAGTATAACACCCGGATGAGAGACTTGTTTTCCACCCCCCGTCTGGCCGGCAAGAGTGGATTCAAATCAAATCCCTTAGCCTATGTGGAAACCCTGGGGCCCCTGCTCCTCAATGACATCATGCAGGAATCCATGGCACGGAGCTATACCTGGCAGGATATTCTGACCGAACGTCTGAAGGGGGGCCGGGGAAGCGCGATCAAGGGTCAGAAGCGGGGACGGGAGCTGGAAGATTTTGTTGAGGCCCTTGTCGCCTCGGTTTTTACCGATTTTGAGGCCCGCTGCAGCTTTACAGGTATGGACGGGATTTCTACGGAAAAGGCTGATTTTGCCATTCCCTCCCGGAGCAAACCCGAAATCCTGATTGAGGTCAAAGGGTATGGGGCAACAGGAAGCAAACAGACCGATGTCATCGGAGATATAAACCGGATCATTCAGGAGAAGAGGCATGACACTGTTCTCATGATCTTTACAGATGGTGTTACCTGGAAATCCCGGGAAAGTGATTTTAGAAAACTGGAGGATTTCCAGAATTCTGGTTTTATTTACAGGATCTATACCAAAAAAATGCAGAACCTTTTCAGAGAGGATCTGCAGCTTTTGAAAGGTGAAAAAGGGCTGTAA
- a CDS encoding DNA adenine methylase, translated as MTDYKNLPQLRFMGNKYRLLPWIREEMELLEFKTALDGFSGSGSVSYLFKSMGKRVYSNDFLHFPSTIARGVIKNSSETITLHDLETLTRPAPGMDHFIEQTFSGIFFTPGDLNFLDRVSHHLGNMENQDKKALAMTALIRSCAKKQPRGVFTISGDLSRYDDGRRDLKLSLEEHFREQTLCYNRSIFSNGLDHKVFHGSIFDFPLDQYKADLVYLDPPYVPRSDDNCYIKRYHFLEGLSTYWKDEEILYDTKVRKIAKKYTPFSYRKSAVEAFDTLFRQFQRSTLVLSYSSNGFPDLDVLTELMGRYKQTVRVEERDHRYHFGTHDNVKRALVREYLIIGS; from the coding sequence ATGACAGATTATAAAAACCTTCCTCAACTCCGGTTTATGGGCAATAAATACCGTCTGCTCCCCTGGATCCGTGAGGAGATGGAACTCCTTGAGTTTAAAACAGCTCTGGATGGATTTTCCGGTTCCGGTTCTGTCTCATACCTCTTCAAGAGTATGGGAAAGCGGGTCTATTCCAATGATTTCCTCCATTTTCCTTCGACCATCGCCCGGGGTGTGATCAAAAACTCATCTGAGACAATCACACTTCATGATCTGGAGACTCTAACCCGGCCCGCTCCGGGAATGGATCATTTTATTGAGCAGACTTTTTCGGGAATCTTTTTTACACCCGGCGATCTCAATTTTCTGGACAGGGTTTCTCATCATCTGGGTAACATGGAAAATCAAGACAAAAAGGCCCTGGCTATGACGGCTCTGATCCGGAGCTGTGCCAAAAAACAGCCCCGGGGTGTGTTTACTATTTCGGGAGATCTGAGCCGTTATGATGACGGGAGAAGGGATCTGAAACTCTCCCTTGAGGAGCACTTTAGAGAGCAGACTCTTTGCTATAACAGATCAATATTCAGTAACGGCCTTGACCACAAGGTATTCCATGGCAGTATCTTTGATTTTCCACTGGATCAGTATAAAGCGGATCTGGTCTATTTGGATCCTCCCTATGTGCCCCGGTCGGATGACAATTGTTATATCAAAAGGTATCATTTTCTGGAGGGCCTCTCCACCTACTGGAAGGATGAGGAAATCCTCTATGATACGAAAGTGAGAAAAATTGCCAAGAAATATACCCCTTTCTCCTACCGAAAGAGTGCAGTGGAGGCCTTTGATACTCTCTTCCGTCAGTTTCAAAGGAGCACTCTGGTTCTGTCTTATTCATCCAACGGCTTTCCTGATCTGGATGTCCTGACCGAATTGATGGGCCGGTATAAACAGACCGTCAGAGTGGAAGAGCGGGATCACAGGTATCATTTCGGGACACACGACAATGTGAAACGGGCATTGGTCCGTGAATACCTGATCATCGGCAGCTAA
- the ppk2 gene encoding polyphosphate kinase 2 → MSGDKQGKKKKIKKSLYKKELLEMQMELVKLQDWIKQKGLKVCILFEGRDAAGKGGVIKRLTQYMNPRSCHVVALGKPTDKEENQWYFQRYIPHLPAKGEMVVYDRSWYNCVGVDKVMNFTTPEQWDEFFISCPEFEQMLVRSNIILLKYWFSVSPDEQLKRFKKRIEDPIKRWKISPMDLKSIELWDDYSRAKDEMFLHCNIDEAPWYEVPADDKKRARLNCIHHILTQIPYREIQPRIIELPERPKSNYERPPLTRENFIPEHY, encoded by the coding sequence ATGTCTGGTGATAAACAGGGAAAAAAGAAGAAGATCAAAAAAAGCTTATATAAGAAGGAACTCCTTGAAATGCAGATGGAACTTGTCAAACTGCAGGACTGGATCAAACAGAAAGGGCTGAAGGTCTGTATTCTCTTTGAAGGACGGGACGCCGCGGGGAAGGGTGGTGTCATTAAGCGGCTGACCCAGTATATGAACCCCCGTTCCTGTCATGTCGTGGCCCTTGGAAAACCCACGGATAAAGAAGAAAACCAGTGGTATTTCCAGAGGTATATACCTCATCTCCCTGCAAAGGGTGAGATGGTTGTCTATGACAGAAGCTGGTATAACTGTGTCGGTGTGGATAAAGTTATGAACTTTACGACTCCTGAACAGTGGGATGAGTTTTTTATAAGTTGTCCGGAGTTTGAGCAGATGCTTGTCCGTTCGAACATTATTCTTTTAAAATACTGGTTTTCCGTTTCACCCGATGAGCAGCTTAAAAGGTTTAAAAAAAGGATAGAGGACCCTATCAAGCGATGGAAAATCAGCCCCATGGATTTGAAGTCAATAGAACTGTGGGATGACTACTCCAGGGCCAAGGATGAAATGTTTCTGCACTGTAATATCGATGAAGCTCCCTGGTATGAAGTACCGGCTGACGATAAAAAGAGGGCCCGCCTCAATTGTATTCATCACATCCTTACCCAGATTCCCTACCGTGAAATTCAGCCCAGAATTATTGAACTCCCTGAACGGCCGAAAAGCAATTATGAAAGGCCTCCTCTCACCAGAGAAAACTTTATACCAGAGCATTATTAG
- a CDS encoding aldo/keto reductase has translation MHYKPSSDRYETMTYKRCGQSGIKLPLLALGLWHNFGNSDNFENMENLVFRAFDLGINHFDLANNYGPPPGSAEENFGKIIKTHLNHYRDELMITTKAGYLMGPGPYGEWGSRKYLLSSLDQSLKRLSLDYVDIFYSHRYDPDTPLEETVGALDTAVRSGKALYAGISNYPSDATARALKIFKELKTPCLIHQPSYSMLNRWIEGDLDKLLLKEGVGAIAFSPLAQGLLTSKYLGGDIPEDSRAALNGFLKKEKITGDVIKLLNQLNEIALNRSQSLAQMAIAWILHNPAITTVLIGASRVRQLEENVKALENLSFSKEEIQSIEAVLKNNSYVK, from the coding sequence ATGCACTACAAACCATCTTCTGATAGATATGAGACCATGACCTACAAGCGCTGCGGTCAAAGCGGAATCAAGCTGCCTCTCCTGGCTTTAGGACTCTGGCACAACTTTGGAAACAGCGATAATTTCGAGAATATGGAGAATCTTGTCTTCCGGGCCTTTGACCTGGGGATTAATCATTTTGATTTGGCCAATAATTACGGACCCCCTCCGGGATCGGCGGAAGAAAATTTCGGGAAAATCATTAAGACACATCTGAATCACTACAGGGATGAACTGATGATTACCACAAAAGCCGGTTATCTTATGGGACCCGGTCCCTATGGAGAATGGGGCAGTAGAAAGTACCTCCTCTCCAGCCTGGATCAGAGCCTGAAACGACTGAGTCTGGATTACGTGGATATATTTTACTCCCACCGCTATGATCCAGACACCCCCCTGGAAGAGACCGTCGGCGCTTTGGACACTGCGGTGCGCAGTGGTAAAGCCCTGTATGCCGGGATATCCAACTACCCCTCTGATGCAACAGCCAGGGCCTTGAAAATATTCAAGGAATTGAAAACACCCTGTCTGATCCACCAGCCCTCTTATTCAATGCTGAACAGATGGATTGAGGGAGATCTGGATAAACTCCTCTTAAAAGAGGGAGTGGGGGCTATTGCCTTTTCCCCTCTGGCCCAGGGACTCCTGACATCCAAATACCTGGGTGGAGACATTCCAGAGGATTCCAGGGCAGCCCTGAATGGTTTTCTCAAGAAAGAGAAGATCACTGGCGATGTGATCAAGCTGCTGAATCAACTGAATGAGATTGCCTTGAACAGATCACAATCACTGGCACAGATGGCCATTGCCTGGATTCTCCACAATCCCGCCATAACAACCGTATTAATCGGTGCCAGCAGGGTGAGACAGCTTGAAGAAAATGTAAAAGCCCTGGAAAATCTCAGTTTTTCTAAGGAAGAAATCCAATCCATTGAAGCGGTATTAAAAAACAACAGCTATGTGAAATGA
- a CDS encoding aminotransferase class V-fold PLP-dependent enzyme → MNCRCHHLQRLIDARVSYDEPTSVYLDYNAACPPDRRILALYQNTALKIWAHPSSPHMAGQYCQDFYAGLEEQWMEMTSHIFSSLYFCEGSSEGLLRILNEAGQQNRAVITSSAEHNAVLDQAQKISREKNTVLTILDVDRQGKIRMDQLRKALQLHSGALLVYSPVNHETGAIQDCSTLWNCALDEEALVFLDAAQGAARMMPVDWLPYCHGFCLSGQKIYGLKGSGVILLREELTLADQEKGTPDLPGAAAVTEAMRLQMKGMEEQLSLWETLGAEGKKILESGSFALEILSPPDSSAAVLCVCLPEMNKAGRTMEDLFYHLNKDGIYLSRFSACTGSVNGSSRILEAMGFPAEAQESSLRISLGRSSQRVDFFRLKKSLEYYFHQSSEGLKE, encoded by the coding sequence TTGAACTGCCGCTGCCACCACCTTCAGAGGCTGATTGACGCTCGTGTATCCTACGATGAACCGACCTCTGTCTATCTGGATTACAATGCGGCCTGCCCTCCGGACCGCCGTATTCTGGCCTTGTATCAGAATACAGCCCTCAAGATCTGGGCACATCCTTCCTCACCCCATATGGCAGGTCAGTACTGTCAGGATTTTTATGCCGGCCTGGAAGAGCAATGGATGGAAATGACCTCCCATATTTTTTCATCCCTTTATTTCTGCGAGGGAAGCAGCGAAGGCCTTCTCCGCATTTTAAACGAGGCTGGACAGCAGAATAGAGCCGTCATAACCAGTTCTGCAGAACACAATGCCGTTCTGGACCAGGCTCAAAAGATCAGCAGAGAAAAGAATACAGTCCTTACGATATTAGATGTAGACAGACAGGGAAAAATAAGGATGGATCAACTAAGAAAAGCCCTTCAACTCCATTCCGGGGCCCTCCTTGTCTACTCTCCGGTGAACCATGAAACAGGGGCAATTCAGGACTGCAGTACCCTGTGGAACTGTGCTCTGGATGAGGAGGCCCTTGTATTTCTGGATGCGGCCCAGGGGGCGGCACGGATGATGCCTGTCGACTGGCTTCCCTACTGTCACGGTTTCTGCCTGAGCGGCCAGAAGATCTATGGTCTGAAAGGGAGCGGTGTGATACTCCTCAGGGAAGAGCTGACACTGGCGGATCAGGAGAAGGGGACTCCCGATTTACCCGGTGCTGCCGCTGTTACTGAAGCCATGAGGCTGCAGATGAAGGGAATGGAAGAACAACTTTCTCTCTGGGAGACTCTCGGGGCAGAAGGAAAAAAAATACTGGAATCGGGGTCCTTTGCCCTGGAGATTCTATCTCCCCCGGACTCTTCGGCGGCTGTGCTCTGTGTCTGCCTTCCAGAGATGAATAAGGCAGGCCGTACCATGGAAGACTTGTTTTATCATTTAAACAAAGACGGAATCTATCTCAGCCGGTTTTCCGCCTGTACGGGGAGTGTCAACGGTTCATCCCGTATTCTAGAAGCCATGGGATTTCCTGCGGAGGCACAGGAGTCGTCCTTACGGATTTCTCTGGGGCGGTCGAGTCAAAGGGTCGATTTTTTCCGTCTCAAAAAGTCCCTGGAGTACTACTTCCACCAGAGTTCAGAAGGCTTGAAAGAATGA
- a CDS encoding CoA pyrophosphatase yields MNLPQIKAELLSGECIPRIIGREHMLCSAVLIPLILTEEEPLILFQRRSAQIRQGGEICFPGGRFDKEKDSDFKMTALRETCEEIGIQAEKVEILGSPGTLVTPLNVLVQPYLGILNINGLSDLSANEEEVEELFTLSLSWFAENSPQEYRLPIKAHPFSENQLTGDRECHFPTRELDLPERYQTPWEGENRHRIWAYSTPQGLLWGITAQILVEILPLLMKD; encoded by the coding sequence ATGAATCTTCCCCAAATAAAAGCAGAACTTCTCTCAGGAGAGTGTATTCCCCGGATTATCGGCCGGGAACATATGCTCTGTTCCGCCGTACTCATTCCCCTTATCCTGACTGAAGAGGAACCATTGATTCTGTTTCAAAGGAGATCCGCCCAAATAAGACAGGGGGGTGAGATATGCTTTCCCGGCGGCCGCTTCGACAAGGAAAAAGACTCTGACTTTAAAATGACGGCCCTCAGGGAGACCTGTGAGGAAATCGGCATCCAGGCCGAAAAGGTTGAAATCCTTGGATCTCCGGGAACCCTGGTCACCCCCTTGAATGTTCTTGTTCAGCCCTATCTCGGAATTCTGAACATAAATGGACTTTCTGATTTGTCCGCCAATGAGGAGGAAGTGGAAGAGCTCTTCACCCTCTCCCTCAGCTGGTTTGCAGAGAATTCCCCTCAAGAATACAGGCTCCCCATAAAAGCGCATCCCTTCAGTGAGAACCAGCTGACAGGCGATAGGGAATGCCATTTCCCCACCCGGGAGCTTGATCTCCCCGAACGATACCAGACACCCTGGGAAGGAGAGAATCGTCACAGGATCTGGGCCTATTCGACCCCTCAGGGCCTGCTCTGGGGCATCACCGCGCAAATACTGGTCGAGATTCTCCCCCTTTTGATGAAAGATTAA
- a CDS encoding GNAT family protein, whose translation MFYRYIDIEMQLCLLTKDNAPALYELTTRNRAYLRQWLPWVDGIQKPGDTDYFIGACLKRFATGEQMTCGILYQNQLVGVAGFNRYNYSTGTAYIGYWLSRDKSGRGIMTRAVKELEQIAFNEKGMNKIEIHCAVENTRSRRIPLRLGYKEEGQIRGAENLYGRRVNHVIYGLLKEEYLQR comes from the coding sequence ATGTTCTACAGATACATAGATATTGAGATGCAGCTCTGTCTGCTCACAAAAGATAATGCACCAGCACTCTACGAACTGACAACCCGGAACAGAGCCTATCTTAGACAGTGGCTCCCCTGGGTGGACGGGATTCAGAAACCCGGTGATACAGATTATTTTATCGGGGCCTGCCTCAAACGTTTTGCAACGGGAGAACAGATGACCTGCGGCATACTCTATCAAAACCAACTCGTAGGGGTGGCAGGATTCAACCGATACAACTACAGCACAGGAACGGCCTACATCGGATACTGGCTCTCCCGGGATAAGTCCGGACGGGGCATCATGACCCGGGCAGTGAAAGAGCTGGAACAGATAGCCTTCAATGAAAAGGGCATGAATAAAATCGAAATCCATTGTGCCGTCGAAAATACTCGGAGCCGCCGTATTCCCCTAAGACTGGGATATAAGGAAGAAGGACAAATCAGAGGCGCCGAAAACCTCTACGGCCGGAGAGTGAACCATGTTATTTACGGTCTTCTGAAAGAGGAATATCTGCAGCGTTAA
- a CDS encoding NAD(P)H-dependent oxidoreductase subunit E yields MKPKNTGRIPCDQIPESHLNPSDIIPQLDDIIMKHKDTEGALIPVLQSAQNLLGYLPRETLIHISEKMNVSLSEVTGVVSFYSFFSTTPRGDHVIRVCLGTACYVRGGKEVLNSLEKQLGIKVGETTTDNRFSLEIGRCFGACGLAPVVMIDDTVHQRVKPSRIREILDPYRVEDENAS; encoded by the coding sequence ATGAAACCAAAAAACACTGGTAGGATCCCCTGCGATCAGATCCCGGAAAGCCATCTGAATCCTTCGGATATCATCCCTCAGCTTGATGACATCATCATGAAGCACAAAGACACGGAGGGTGCCCTCATCCCCGTTCTTCAATCAGCTCAGAATCTGTTGGGTTACCTGCCCCGGGAGACACTCATTCACATCAGTGAAAAAATGAATGTTTCCCTCAGTGAAGTCACAGGGGTTGTCTCATTCTATTCCTTCTTCTCCACCACTCCCCGGGGAGACCATGTTATCCGGGTCTGTCTGGGTACGGCCTGTTATGTCCGGGGAGGCAAGGAAGTACTCAATTCCCTTGAAAAACAACTGGGAATCAAAGTAGGAGAAACTACCACGGACAACCGGTTCTCCCTTGAAATAGGTCGCTGTTTCGGCGCCTGTGGTCTGGCTCCTGTTGTGATGATCGATGATACGGTTCATCAGCGGGTCAAGCCTTCCCGAATTCGTGAGATCCTAGACCCTTACCGCGTGGAGGATGAAAATGCATCATAA